In Onychostoma macrolepis isolate SWU-2019 chromosome 04, ASM1243209v1, whole genome shotgun sequence, one DNA window encodes the following:
- the LOC131539445 gene encoding killer cell lectin-like receptor subfamily F member 1 isoform X2 — MHREDGKRADDVYENIDVITGRSGKEITDHNASRIQSSELTGSDGVKIRSSRAAAVCLVLLCVLLLTAVIVLCVTFTQERQQLLTKITNHTEERDQLLTNNTNLIQLNVQFNQEKNELSKLIQDGWIYYQFSLYYVSNETKNWTESRRYCTERGADLVIIKNSEKQ, encoded by the exons ATGCACCGAGAAGATGGAAAAAGGGCTGATGATGTGTATGAAAATATTGACGTTATAACTGGTCGATCTGGAAAAGAGATCACCGACCATAATGCATCGAGAATCCAGTCATCTGAACTCACAG GAAGTGATGGTGTGAAGATCAGGAGCTCCAGAGCAGCTGCAGTGTGTTTGGTGCTGCTGTGTGTTCTTCTGCTGACTGCGGTCATAGTGCTGTGTGTCACCTTCACTCAAGAGAGACAACAGCTACTAACTAAGATCACCAACCACACAGAAGAAAGAGACCAGCTACTAACCAACAATACCAACTTAATTCAACTAAACGTACAGTTCAATCAAGAGAAAAATGAACTGTCAAAGCTTATTCAAG ATGGATGGATTTACTATCAATTCAGTCTTTACTACGTTTCCAATGAGACAAAGAACTGGACTGAGAGCAGACGATACTGTACAGAGAGAGGAGCAGATCTAGTGATCATAAAGAACAGCGAAAAACAA
- the LOC131539445 gene encoding C-type lectin domain family 12 member B-like isoform X1, with amino-acid sequence MHREDGKRADDVYENIDVITGRSGKEITDHNASRIQSSELTGSDGVKIRSSRAAAVCLVLLCVLLLTAVIVLCVTFTQERQQLLTKITNHTEERDQLLTNNTNLIQLNVQFNQEKNELSKLIQDGWIYYQFSLYYVSNETKNWTESRRYCTERGADLVIIKNSEKQPGLV; translated from the exons ATGCACCGAGAAGATGGAAAAAGGGCTGATGATGTGTATGAAAATATTGACGTTATAACTGGTCGATCTGGAAAAGAGATCACCGACCATAATGCATCGAGAATCCAGTCATCTGAACTCACAG GAAGTGATGGTGTGAAGATCAGGAGCTCCAGAGCAGCTGCAGTGTGTTTGGTGCTGCTGTGTGTTCTTCTGCTGACTGCGGTCATAGTGCTGTGTGTCACCTTCACTCAAGAGAGACAACAGCTACTAACTAAGATCACCAACCACACAGAAGAAAGAGACCAGCTACTAACCAACAATACCAACTTAATTCAACTAAACGTACAGTTCAATCAAGAGAAAAATGAACTGTCAAAGCTTATTCAAG ATGGATGGATTTACTATCAATTCAGTCTTTACTACGTTTCCAATGAGACAAAGAACTGGACTGAGAGCAGACGATACTGTACAGAGAGAGGAGCAGATCTAGTGATCATAAAGAACAGCGAAAAACAA